In the genome of Vicia villosa cultivar HV-30 ecotype Madison, WI linkage group LG7, Vvil1.0, whole genome shotgun sequence, one region contains:
- the LOC131618904 gene encoding uncharacterized protein LOC131618904, with product MDGGEEGPPFPYHILGMENKKYEKPTRTEESEKKKEKKVVKDVSPEKKKKKEKKEVIEKFEMDLEKLIKQAVNDNKEMKSEASKKEKSLSWTEEEKEEEEVFVGTTSEVVKKNEEEKKKQKQKEEAEVEKRSKNATDVTTYYSSTEEEAESENSGEEETKENSGDVSIDEEEEGEGSSSSSQELGQAEGTSEKDEDVIPKKVLGIDKASTPPAAKKNSK from the exons ATGGATGGAGGTGAAGAAGGCCCTCCATTCCCATACCACATATTGGGGATGGAGAATAAGAAGTATGAGAAACCTACAAGGACTGAGGAGAGtgagaaaaagaaggaaaagaaggttGTAAAA GATGTCTCtcctgagaagaagaaaaagaaagagaagaaggaagtCATTGAGAAATTTGAGATGGATCTGGAGAAATTGATTAAGCAAGCTGTCAATGACAACAAGGAAATGAAATCGGAAGCGTCTAAAAAGGAGAAATCCCTTTCCTGgacagaagaagaaaaagaggaggAGGAAGTATTTGTGGGAACAACAAGTGAAGTGGTGAAGAAGAAtgaggaagaaaagaagaagcaAAAACAGAAGGAGGAGGCAGAGGTTGAGAAGAGAAGCAAGAACGCTACTGACGTGACTACTTATTACTCTTCAACTGAAGAGGAAGCAGAAAGTGAAAACTCTGGTGAGGAAGAGACAAAGGAGAATTCTGGAGACGTATCTATTGATGAGGAAGAGGAAGGAGAAGGCTCTTCATCCAGTTCGCAAGAATTAGGACAGGCTGAAGGAACTTCTGAGAAGGATGAGGATGTGATTCCCAAGAAGGTGTTGGGAATTGACAAAGCAAGTACCCCTCCAGCAGCAAAGAAGAATTCCAAATAG